The following proteins are encoded in a genomic region of Dyadobacter sp. UC 10:
- a CDS encoding efflux RND transporter periplasmic adaptor subunit, which produces MKNILMLLCLLATLTFCTKKEEKEPESAEHEHHEEETNVVELTQAQYESAKIQTGTISMRSLSDVITANGVIDIPPQNLVSISAPLGGFVRETDLLQGMKVRKGQLIATIENPDFIQIQQDYLETQGKLEYARLDLNRQTELSKENINAQKILQLAAAEVKTQQARLAGLTERLKTAGISLAALEKGTISNKAAIYAPISGSVTTVNVNIGKYVNPTDVMFEIVDTDHLHVELSVFEQDIPRLKIGQLVRFTVSNNPQKEHLAKVYLINQKINEDRTVRVHCHLEKDDPGLLPQNFVKAMIESGATQLPALPDQAIVDFEGKSYVFIQQKEAGPEMHFEMREVVRGISENGFTQIKSPGSKEMQTARIVIGGAYALLSKLKNSGEEGHAH; this is translated from the coding sequence ATGAAAAATATATTAATGCTTCTCTGCCTGCTGGCAACACTTACTTTTTGTACCAAAAAAGAAGAAAAAGAACCTGAAAGTGCTGAACACGAGCACCATGAAGAAGAAACCAATGTAGTTGAGCTGACGCAGGCGCAATACGAAAGCGCAAAAATCCAGACAGGTACAATAAGTATGCGCAGCCTCAGTGACGTGATCACCGCGAATGGCGTGATCGATATCCCGCCCCAGAATCTGGTGAGCATTTCGGCGCCTCTGGGTGGATTTGTCCGTGAAACGGACCTTTTACAAGGTATGAAGGTCAGAAAGGGACAACTGATCGCGACGATAGAAAACCCGGACTTTATTCAGATACAGCAGGATTACCTCGAAACGCAGGGTAAACTGGAATATGCCCGGCTCGATTTGAACCGGCAGACTGAATTAAGCAAAGAGAATATCAATGCGCAGAAAATTCTGCAACTGGCTGCGGCGGAAGTAAAAACGCAGCAGGCGCGGCTGGCCGGTTTGACAGAACGGCTGAAAACGGCAGGTATCAGCCTGGCAGCACTCGAAAAGGGGACGATCAGTAATAAGGCCGCGATTTATGCACCGATCAGCGGATCGGTGACGACGGTGAATGTGAATATCGGTAAATATGTAAATCCGACAGACGTGATGTTTGAAATCGTGGATACGGACCACCTGCATGTAGAGCTTTCGGTTTTTGAACAGGATATTCCAAGACTGAAAATAGGCCAGCTGGTGCGGTTTACGGTAAGTAACAATCCTCAAAAAGAGCATCTGGCCAAAGTTTACCTGATCAACCAAAAGATCAATGAGGACCGCACCGTACGCGTGCATTGTCATCTCGAAAAAGATGACCCCGGCCTTTTACCGCAGAACTTTGTAAAAGCGATGATCGAATCGGGCGCGACGCAATTACCCGCACTTCCTGATCAGGCGATCGTCGATTTTGAAGGCAAATCTTACGTTTTCATCCAACAGAAAGAAGCAGGCCCTGAAATGCATTTCGAGATGAGGGAGGTAGTGAGAGGCATTTCGGAGAACGGTTTTACGCAGATTAAATCACCCGGAAGCAAGGAAATGCAGACCGCCCGCATTGTGATCGGGGGAGCCTACGCATTGCTTTCCAAACTCAAAAATTCCGGAGAAGAAGGGCACGCTCATTAA
- a CDS encoding SusC/RagA family TonB-linked outer membrane protein, with product MDKIFTDRVCFRMRRSTHVILVLLFALAPSALLAMHPPGVGKTPYSPDGLADIVVKGTVKDPDEAVLPGVSILVKGSSVGTVTDNDGVFSIKVPDANSTLVLSYIGYAKQEIIVGSRTVIDVVMEADNKALEEVVVVGYGTQEKVNLTGAVGVADAKRLQNRPIASVGEGLQGVIPNLNVNVRNGDPSQPITFNIRGYESINGGAPLVLVDGAPMDLNRINPNDIENISVLKDASAAAVYGARAAFGVVLVTTKSGKAGKISVNLSTQFSLAKPIFNMDVVTDPYEFVQARNIANIRTSGVPSFDDDMVAGTKAYSENPATAPQWKVVNGSLRFYGFNNYQKSIMTDYAPTSQHDVSVSGGNEKSKFFASLGYFSKDGYLREKAKNETFKRYNILLKADFQVNKWLSLDEKVIFNSTNSDKPHFYNWDVNINSLARVSPIQPIQFPDLPFYVTEGDREKYAPHIGKYFGGTNFFPYLLNGGRTTYTNNDFWFTQGLTLTPVAGLKIRSDFSYNIFNRMYQDVQSKIEIVDANLLAANLISNGFSGDDWIRTENNYNQYYVFNAYAEYKLPLPAAHNLTAMVGFNQERGLNRYTGAQARGLITPQVTDINATTGVQQTFGSKAHTALRGAFYRLNYIFKDRYLIELNGRYDGTSRFPKEDRFGFFPSFSAGWRISQEEFMSSTSSWLDNLKIRASYGTLGNQIIMDASRNQIYYPYIATMGTGQSPYMFTNGAIPFVSPAGLVSPTLTWETVISKNIGLDVTMLKGRLDASFDLFTRDTKDMLMDVSYPDILGTAAPKENAADLRTKGWELSLTWRDKIKRDWNYDVTLALSDWTATITKYNNPTGAIGGNNYYVGQKLGEIWGYQTVGIFQSADEVAAAPKQNNIGANWRPGDIQYADLNGDGVITQGNNTLANPGDRKIIGNSTPRYTFGLNGGISYKNVRLSLFLQGIGKKDHWPTSDNWTWFFPFNAGHVEKYYIADSWSETNRDAYFAAPHISTNDKKNVQTQSRFLQNAAYIRLKNINLSFDLPADLLKKVGIGRAQIFVAGMNLWEFTKMRKPLDPETIQSAAIEYPMQRIGTLGLNVSF from the coding sequence ATGGACAAAATCTTTACAGATCGGGTCTGCTTCCGCATGCGCAGGAGTACCCATGTTATTTTAGTTCTCCTGTTTGCGCTGGCGCCGTCTGCGCTGCTGGCCATGCACCCGCCAGGCGTTGGAAAAACGCCGTATTCGCCTGACGGTTTGGCTGACATTGTCGTCAAAGGAACTGTTAAAGACCCGGACGAAGCTGTGCTTCCCGGTGTTAGTATTTTGGTGAAAGGCAGCAGCGTGGGAACCGTCACAGACAACGACGGTGTGTTCAGCATTAAAGTACCCGATGCGAACAGCACCCTGGTACTCAGTTACATCGGTTATGCAAAGCAGGAAATCATCGTAGGTAGCAGGACTGTGATCGATGTCGTGATGGAAGCCGATAACAAAGCCCTCGAAGAAGTGGTGGTGGTGGGCTACGGTACACAGGAAAAGGTAAATTTGACCGGCGCTGTGGGCGTAGCGGACGCTAAGCGACTTCAAAACAGGCCTATTGCCTCTGTCGGCGAGGGTTTGCAGGGCGTGATCCCCAACCTGAACGTGAACGTGCGTAATGGTGACCCGTCGCAGCCCATTACGTTTAACATCAGAGGTTACGAGTCGATCAATGGCGGTGCGCCGTTGGTGTTGGTCGACGGTGCGCCGATGGACCTGAACCGCATTAACCCCAACGATATCGAGAACATCAGCGTACTGAAAGACGCCTCGGCGGCGGCGGTTTACGGTGCACGGGCTGCATTCGGGGTCGTGTTGGTGACTACGAAAAGCGGCAAAGCAGGTAAAATCAGCGTGAACCTGAGCACCCAGTTTTCGCTCGCGAAACCGATTTTTAATATGGACGTGGTGACCGATCCGTATGAATTCGTGCAGGCTCGGAATATCGCCAATATTCGCACAAGCGGCGTGCCGAGTTTCGACGACGACATGGTGGCCGGCACCAAGGCCTATTCCGAAAATCCGGCGACGGCACCGCAATGGAAGGTGGTCAACGGTTCGCTGCGGTTTTACGGTTTTAACAACTACCAAAAAAGCATTATGACCGATTATGCGCCCACAAGCCAGCACGATGTGTCGGTTTCGGGTGGTAATGAAAAGTCAAAATTCTTTGCTTCGCTCGGGTATTTCTCGAAAGACGGATATCTGCGCGAAAAGGCCAAAAATGAGACATTCAAGCGTTACAACATTCTCTTGAAGGCTGATTTTCAGGTTAATAAATGGCTGTCACTGGATGAAAAGGTCATTTTCAACTCGACTAACAGCGACAAACCGCACTTTTATAACTGGGATGTGAACATCAATTCCCTGGCGCGGGTATCGCCCATCCAACCCATTCAGTTTCCGGACCTGCCTTTTTATGTGACCGAAGGCGACCGTGAAAAATATGCACCTCATATCGGCAAGTATTTCGGAGGCACCAACTTTTTCCCATACCTGCTCAACGGGGGCCGCACGACTTACACGAACAACGATTTCTGGTTTACGCAAGGTCTGACATTGACACCGGTCGCCGGCCTGAAAATCCGTTCCGATTTTTCCTACAACATTTTTAACAGAATGTATCAGGATGTGCAGAGCAAAATTGAAATCGTGGATGCTAATTTGCTGGCTGCCAACCTGATCAGCAATGGTTTCAGTGGTGATGACTGGATAAGGACTGAAAACAACTACAACCAGTATTATGTTTTCAATGCCTATGCCGAGTACAAATTACCGCTTCCTGCTGCGCATAACCTCACCGCAATGGTCGGTTTTAACCAGGAACGTGGTCTTAACCGCTACACCGGGGCACAAGCCAGAGGTCTTATTACGCCCCAGGTCACCGACATTAATGCGACCACCGGCGTACAGCAAACATTCGGATCCAAGGCACACACGGCATTGCGGGGTGCATTTTACCGGTTGAATTATATTTTCAAAGACCGTTATCTGATCGAACTGAACGGGCGCTATGACGGGACTTCCCGTTTTCCAAAAGAAGACCGCTTCGGGTTCTTTCCTTCTTTTTCTGCCGGCTGGCGGATCAGTCAGGAGGAATTCATGTCGTCCACTTCTTCCTGGCTCGACAACCTGAAAATCCGGGCTTCGTATGGAACACTTGGCAATCAGATCATTATGGATGCCAGCCGCAACCAGATCTACTATCCTTATATTGCTACCATGGGCACAGGCCAATCGCCCTACATGTTTACCAACGGAGCCATTCCATTCGTGTCGCCCGCCGGATTGGTAAGCCCAACCCTGACCTGGGAAACAGTTATTTCCAAAAATATCGGTTTGGATGTTACGATGCTGAAAGGGCGCCTCGACGCTTCGTTTGACCTTTTTACCCGCGATACCAAAGACATGTTGATGGACGTAAGCTATCCCGACATTCTTGGAACTGCCGCCCCAAAAGAGAATGCGGCCGACCTGCGAACCAAAGGCTGGGAGCTTTCCCTGACTTGGCGCGACAAGATCAAACGCGACTGGAACTACGATGTAACCCTGGCCCTCTCGGACTGGACAGCCACAATCACCAAATACAATAATCCGACCGGCGCGATTGGCGGCAATAACTATTATGTAGGTCAGAAACTTGGTGAAATCTGGGGATATCAGACCGTAGGCATCTTTCAGTCTGCCGATGAAGTGGCAGCTGCGCCGAAACAAAACAACATCGGTGCCAACTGGCGGCCGGGCGACATTCAGTATGCCGATTTGAATGGCGACGGGGTGATCACCCAGGGCAATAACACATTGGCAAATCCGGGCGACCGCAAGATCATCGGTAACTCGACGCCCCGCTACACGTTCGGTTTGAACGGCGGTATCAGTTATAAAAATGTGCGTCTGAGCCTTTTCTTACAGGGTATTGGTAAAAAAGATCACTGGCCCACCTCGGACAACTGGACCTGGTTCTTCCCTTTCAATGCAGGTCATGTAGAGAAATATTACATTGCTGATTCGTGGAGCGAGACCAACCGCGACGCCTATTTTGCGGCACCGCACATTTCAACCAATGATAAAAAGAACGTTCAGACGCAGTCGCGATTCCTGCAAAATGCTGCCTATATCCGTCTGAAAAATATCAACCTGAGCTTCGACCTGCCTGCGGACCTGCTGAAAAAAGTCGGCATTGGCCGGGCACAGATTTTCGTAGCGGGTATGAACCTCTGGGAGTTTACCAAAATGCGAAAACCACTTGATCCTGAGACCATTCAATCAGCA